In Candidatus Hydrogenedentota bacterium, the sequence ACGCCGGCCCCGCCGCGCGGCTGCGTTACGATCAATGGGGTGTTCGCGCGGACATTCGCGCGCTGGACGTGGACGTAGTGCATTATCCCGCAAATGTGGGATGCGTGTTTCCGCTTCGCAATATGGTCGTCACCATTCACGACATGACGTTCTTCCTGCACCCCGAGTGGTACCGCTACGAGCGCGCGCTTTATTACCGCTGGGCGGTTGCGAAATCCGCGCGCCACGCCGCACGGATCATCGCGGTATCGCAATCGACCATGAACGACATCATCGAAATACTGAAGGTTCCCGCCGATCGCATCGAGGTCGTAAACCAGGGCGCGGACGAGCGGTTCGCGCCGGCGACAGAATTGGAGAAATCAGCCGCACGCGTGAGATACGGGCTGCCCAACCGGTACGTTCTCTATTACGGCACCATCGAACCGCGAAAGAACCTCGAGAGGCTGATTCAGGCGTGGTTGTCCATTGCGGACAGTACCGATTGCGATCTTGTTGTTGCGGGGCGTATCGGCTGGAAGACCCGCGCCATCATGGATTGCGCAGACCGGTCCCTGCACCGCTCGCGAATCCATTTCCCGGGGTTCATCGTAGACGAGGACCTGCCCTCGGTCATCAGTGCGGCAGACCTCGTCTCGCTGCCCAGCCTGTACGAAGGCTTCGGCAACGCAATTCAGGAGGGCATGGCCTGCGGCGTACCCGTGCTCACGTCGAACAATTCGAGCATGCCGGAAGTCGCCGGAGGCGCGGCAATGCTCGTCGATCCGCTAAGCGTCGAGTCTATTGCGGATGGACTGCGCCGATTACTCCAAGATGCGGTGTTGCGTGCGGATTGCATCGCAAAGGGAAGAATCCGTGCCACGCAGCTTTCGTGGACAAAGACGGCCGAGGGCGCGTTGCGCGTGTACCGATCGGTCGCGGAGAAGGGGTAGGAATTTTGGATTTTGGATTTCGGATTTCGGATTCGAAGACGTGGACAGACCGCTCGCGCGTAAACGTTCGGCGCGCGCTAACAGTCGCGGTCTTGTTGCATCCCTCTCATCCCGGCCCTGGCATGTGCGCCTCCCCGCTCTGCTGTCAGCGTCTATTCGAGCCGATGCCGCGCGCGGGATTCCTTCCCGCTAAACTGGGGCCAAACAGGTGCTTCGATTGGATCTCCCAAGTATTGAATCCAAAAACCAAGTTCGAAAATCGTGGAACTCGGCAGTCACGCGTCGCCCTTGCGTCTCCCCCGTCTTCAATCCAAAATCCAAAATCCTCCCCATGAAAATCGTTCACGTCTACAAAGATTTCGACCCGCCCGTGCACGGCGGGATGGAGCACCACATGGCGCTGATGTGCTGGTTTCAGCGGCAGTGGGCGGAAGTCGAGGCAATGACGTGCAGCCGTACCTGGCGCACGCACGTTATCGATCGCGAGGGAACGCGGGTCACAGAGGTAGGCGAGTTTGGCCGCTTCCAAAGCGCGCCGGTTTCTCCGATGTTTGTGCGGCACATGGCGCGTCTGACCACCGATATTGCGGTGTTGCACGTTCCGAATCCGACGGCGGAGATTGCGTGGCTGGCGGCGCGGCCTAAGGCAAAGCTCGTTCTTCGATACCAGAGCGACATCGTGCGGCAGGCGACCGCGATGCGGGTTTATGCGCCGATTCAACGTCGGTTTCTCGATCGCGCCGATCTCATCCTTGTGGCAAGCCCGCAGTATCTCGATACATCGCCGACGTTGCAGCGTTATCGGCACAAGTGCGCCGTTGTACCGCTGGGCATCCTGCCTGACGAGTTCGCCGTGCCACCGTATGACACCATCGAAGAGACGCGAGCGCGATATGGCGGCCGATTTGTCCTGTTCAGCGGGCGCCACCGGTATTACAAGGGCATCGAGTATCTCGTCCGCGCCGCAAAACACATTGCGGCGCCTGTGGTCATTGCGGGAGATGGTCCGGAGCGCGCGCGGTGCATGGCGCTGGCGCGCGACCTGGGCGCAACCATTGCGTTTCCAGGTGCATTGCCGCACGAAGCGCTCGTGGCCCACCTTCACGCGTGCGAGGTGTTCGCGTTTCCATCCGTCGCGCGCAGCGAGGCCTACGGCATTGCCATGCTCGAAGCCCACGCCGCGGGAAAGCCGGTGGTGGCGACGACGCTCGGGACCGGCGTCGAGTTCGTGAACCAGCACGGGACCACCGGCCTGAACGTGCCACCCCGGAACCCCGAGGCATTGGCGTCCGCGATCAATCGGTTGCTTGCCGACGCCGCACTTCGGACGCAGATGGGTGCGGCGGCCAAGCAGCGCGTTGAAACGGAACTTCACGCGGAAGCGATCGCGCGCGCCGAGTTCGAGCGCTACGCGGCGTTACTCTGACAGATTTCGCACCTCGCTGCTTGCCCACCCCACGTTGCCGAAAATCCCGTGACCTGGTGCCGTAGGGCGGTCTTGTCAATCGAACACTGGAAATTTTCTGGACTCGACCCGCGAACTATGCCAAAATCAACGCGGGAGGGAACGGGCTGATGCAAGGGAATCCTCACGAACACCACGAGGTCGAGCATCTGGACGCGGATGCAGTCTGCGAGGCCTGCGGTAACGTAAACCCCGAAGGAACCTTGCTGTGCAAGACCTGCGGCAACAATTTGCGCGACCAGCGCGCGCGCCGGTTGAAAGCGGGCCCCGTCGCGGCGGCTGAACCGAAGGTAAACATATTCAACATCCTGCGCGGTGTCGTGATCGTATTCGGAATCTGCGCCGTGCTGTGGGTGGCATTGAACGTTTCCACCATCGAATCATGGCTTTTGAGCGGTGTGCAAAGCGCCGAGGCCAGCGGCGAAACGGTGGTTGCGCCGCAAACGTTTTGGGACGGTCCCGGTGTTGGGCGGTACGAAGAACTCGCCGCAACGCTGTCTGAGCAGGCGGTGACGATTGAGGAAGCGGGCATGGTCCCGCCGGGAATGCCGTTGGCGTCGCTTGACGGCCGGTATGTGCTGAAGCGGTCCACCCAATCGGCGGCGAGTCCGCTTGGCTCGGCGATCGTTCGGGTTGACGGCGACACCGCCTATTTCGTCGCCCTCCTCGCCGGCGGCACCCAGATTCGCGGTTCGGCGCAGCGGACGTCCGATACGATGTTTCAAGCGTTGAATATTGGCGTATTGCATTCGGATGGTTCGTTTGCGGACGCCGCCGGCTACGGTCAAATTCGGTCGACCGGCGAGATCAATTGCAGCGGTTTTTTCGGCGAATACGAAACGCAGGCGGATGTCGTCGCGATTCCGTTGCCGGGAAATGGCGTTCCGGCGCCCGCACCGGCTGACGACGCGCCGGCGCCCGCCGAGGGCGCCGCACCCGCCGAGGAAGGTGCGTCCACCGAGGGTGCTCCCGCAGCGCAGTAGCGCGTGATCGTTTGTATAAACTCGCCGCCGGTCTTCCCCCGCCGCCCGCGTTGGAGATGAACAATGCCGAAGAAGAATAGTGTCTTTACGTCCGCTCTTTCCGCGATTACAGCCTCCCTGGTGCTCTCGACCGCAGTCCATGCCGTGGAATCAACGCGTTTCGCGCTCGACGTTTTCCCGAACGAATCGAAGCAGGAAACGGACAGCGGCACTGCGGCGCAATTGACCTACCTGACTACGGACGCCGCGGCGGACACCAACCTCTACTTCCACGAGCGATCCTGGTCCTCGGACGGTTCGTTCATTATTTTCTACTCGGCGCGCGAGCAGGGCGGCTTGATGGGGTACATTGTGGCGACGGGCGAGTTGTTCCGCATCGCCACGCCGTCGGGTGGCGTCGGCGCGGCAACGGCCGCGTTGAACAAGAACAGCGTATTCGCATTGCGCGGCAACGACGTGATCGAACTGCACATCACGATTGTGCCGGCTAAGAACCCGAAGCGGAAGCGCTCGCAGGTAACTGCCGGCGAGCGGACGATTTGCTCGTTGCCCCCGTGCAGCGGATCGAGCGCACTGAACGAAAACAGCAACGGCACGAAGCTCGCCATTGGCCGCTTGGGGACGGACGGGAGCGACTTGGCGGTCATATATGTCATCGATCACGCTACGGGCGATACGAAGGAAGCGTACCGGGTGCCTACTCCGCCGCAGTATATGTCGCACGTGCAGTGGAGCCACACGAGCCCGAATCTGTTGAGCTTCGCCGGGTTCTATCCGCGCATCAACGTGCTGGACATCGACACCGGGACCGTTACCGCGCCGTACGATCAACTGCGCGACGAGCTCGTGACGCACGAGCATTGGTGGGTAAACGATCAGATCGTGTTTTGCGGCGGCACGCACCCCAAGCCGGCAGAGGACGCGCACGTCAAGGTCGTGGACGTGAAGACGGGCGTGACCCGCATTCTGGCCGCAGGTAGCTGGTGGCCCAATGGAACTGATGAAGAAGTGGCCAAGGAGAACTATTGGCACTGCGCGGGCAGCGACGACGGCCGGTGGGTGGTTGCCGACAATTGGCACGGCGATATCACGGTAATTGAAGGGAAAAATGCACGGCCTATCGTGCTGACTACCGGGCACCGCTCTTACGGCAAGGGCGATCACCCGCACGTGGGTTGGGATCGCCAGGGCCAGCAGGTCATTTTCACATCGTACAAGCTGGGCGATCCGAACGTCTGCATCGCAACGATTCCGAAAGCGATGCAGGACGCAAACTCGACGCCGGCCATCGCGCCGTGAAGGCGAAGCGCTACCGCGCCGCCGGTGGCGTCGTATTGGATTCCAACGGCAAGGTGTTGTTGATCGAACGCGATGTCGAGCGCGACGGCAAATCCATTCACGAGGTGCGTCTGCCGAAGGGGCACATTGACGACGGGGAGACGGACGAGCAGGCGGCCATTCGCGAAACCTGTGAAGAGTCGGGGTACTGTTGCCTTGAAATTGCCGCGGACCTCGGCGAACACCGCGTTGAATACGACTTCAAAGGCAAACACTACGTGCGCGCCGAGCACTATTTTCTCATGTACCTGACTTCGTCCGAATGGCGCGGCCCGGAGGTCGATCCGGATTCGGAGGAGGCGTTGTTCTCCGTCAAGTGGGCAAAGGACCTCGCGCATGCCGAACGCATCTTGACGTACGACAGCGAAAGGATGTTCGCGGCCCGCGCCGCGCAGTATCTCGCATCGCGGGCTTAGCCCCGCCCTCCCCCACGTCGAATTCGACTACGCCCGCGCGCGCGATTACCATGGCGTGCAACAGCGGAAAGGAACCCGGTTTGGACAACGAACCCTACGACCTGATGCAGTTTATCCAGTTGGGCGGCATTCTGATGTGGCCCATCATGGTGTGTTCGATTGTGGCTCTGGCGATCACGCTCGAGCGGCTGTGGCGGTTGCGGCGCGCGCAAACGGGCATGCGCGAATTCGTGGACGCAATGCGCTCGATACTTCGGCAGCGGCGTATCCAGGAAGCGTTGACGTTATGCGACGAGTCGGACACACCGGTCGCGCGCGTGGTGAAAGCGGGCGTGCTCAAACACGACCGGCCGAAGGCCGACATTCGCGAGGCGATGGAAAGTGCGGGGCGCCTCGAGGTGCCGCGCCTCGAACGCTACCTCGGCGCACTCGCCACGATCACGAGCGTTGC encodes:
- a CDS encoding glycosyltransferase family 4 protein, with translation MRVLVNALQANNRSGTGVYVVQLAQRLAKLADPDEVIFAWPRDFAAPTEGRASNAQFIERGYAGPAARLRYDQWGVRADIRALDVDVVHYPANVGCVFPLRNMVVTIHDMTFFLHPEWYRYERALYYRWAVAKSARHAARIIAVSQSTMNDIIEILKVPADRIEVVNQGADERFAPATELEKSAARVRYGLPNRYVLYYGTIEPRKNLERLIQAWLSIADSTDCDLVVAGRIGWKTRAIMDCADRSLHRSRIHFPGFIVDEDLPSVISAADLVSLPSLYEGFGNAIQEGMACGVPVLTSNNSSMPEVAGGAAMLVDPLSVESIADGLRRLLQDAVLRADCIAKGRIRATQLSWTKTAEGALRVYRSVAEKG
- a CDS encoding glycosyltransferase — protein: MKIVHVYKDFDPPVHGGMEHHMALMCWFQRQWAEVEAMTCSRTWRTHVIDREGTRVTEVGEFGRFQSAPVSPMFVRHMARLTTDIAVLHVPNPTAEIAWLAARPKAKLVLRYQSDIVRQATAMRVYAPIQRRFLDRADLILVASPQYLDTSPTLQRYRHKCAVVPLGILPDEFAVPPYDTIEETRARYGGRFVLFSGRHRYYKGIEYLVRAAKHIAAPVVIAGDGPERARCMALARDLGATIAFPGALPHEALVAHLHACEVFAFPSVARSEAYGIAMLEAHAAGKPVVATTLGTGVEFVNQHGTTGLNVPPRNPEALASAINRLLADAALRTQMGAAAKQRVETELHAEAIARAEFERYAALL
- a CDS encoding NUDIX domain-containing protein → MKAKRYRAAGGVVLDSNGKVLLIERDVERDGKSIHEVRLPKGHIDDGETDEQAAIRETCEESGYCCLEIAADLGEHRVEYDFKGKHYVRAEHYFLMYLTSSEWRGPEVDPDSEEALFSVKWAKDLAHAERILTYDSERMFAARAAQYLASRA
- a CDS encoding MotA/TolQ/ExbB proton channel family protein — protein: MACNSGKEPGLDNEPYDLMQFIQLGGILMWPIMVCSIVALAITLERLWRLRRAQTGMREFVDAMRSILRQRRIQEALTLCDESDTPVARVVKAGVLKHDRPKADIREAMESAGRLEVPRLERYLGALATITSVAPLLGLLGTVMGMIKCLSVILHKAGQVIPGDLAEGIGNALVTTAAGLTVAIPSLIAYNYLVSRVDNLVLEMEVNSSDLVDLIARDEDER